A genomic region of Cannabis sativa cultivar Pink pepper isolate KNU-18-1 chromosome 1, ASM2916894v1, whole genome shotgun sequence contains the following coding sequences:
- the LOC133036636 gene encoding uncharacterized protein LOC133036636 — translation MECLRAQMQEWTYNNRKEAQKCTTRLTPSSEKKLIGNYVQSLRLTVKPANQNLFEVIDEDRTRIVNLKEKTCTCNRFQKDEMPCNHAVAVMKDLNINTYNYCAQYYTSKAWLQTYEETVYPVGNVREWELPEFFEDIIVLPPKERIKSGRPRKRRMAAAWETKKQNKCGKCGQKGHNKKTCRRITA, via the exons ATGGAGTGCTTGAGGGCACAAATGCAAGAGTGGACATACAATAATAGAAAGGAGGCACAAAAATGCACAACAAGGCTGACACCATCATCTGAGAAAAAACTCATAGGGAACTATGTACAGTCATTGCGACTAACA GTGAAACCAGCAAACCAAAACCTGTTTGAGGTGATAGATGAAGACAGAACAAGAATAGTAAACTTGAAGGAGAAGACGTGCACATGCAATAGATTTCAAAAAGATGAAATGCCATGTAACCATGCAGTCGCCGTCATGAAGGACTTgaacataaacacatacaactaCTGTGCACAATACTACACATCAAAAGCATGGCTGCAAACATATGAAGAAACAGTATACCCAGTTGGAAACGTAAGAGAATGGGAACTTCCAGAATTTTTTGAAGACATCATAGTGTTGCCTCCAAAGGAGAGAATCAAGTCTGGAAGGCCGAGGAAAAGAAGAATGGCAGCAGCTTGGgaaacaaagaaacaaaacaagTGTGGCAAGTGTGGACAAAAGGGACATAACAAAAAGACCTGCAGAAGAATTACAGCATAG
- the LOC133036637 gene encoding uncharacterized protein LOC133036637, translating to MRPTAGEFKALKLSSFKFDTDYNSYKSLPVLEEPTVAQSDISVKLDAFSEKFHGLEVKIDLLHTSQQKISSELVELKEFVSAQFVSFGAQMASMQTQFSTVFVDSYAKDKGSDSTNDDDGSGDETDFDLNESEETDENEEENVMGDEEGEGSEGEEKDGQADEDSDSKEKK from the exons ATGAGGCCCACGGCtggtgagttcaaagctttgaaactGAGCAGTTTCAAGTTTGACACTGACTACAACTCTTACAAGAGTCTTCCTGTTCTCGAAGAGCCAACTGTTGCTCAGAGTGACATTTCTGTCAAGCTTGATGCTTTTTCTGAGAAATTTCATGGGTTGGAGGTCAAGATCGATTTGTTGCATACTTCCCAACAGAAGATTTCATCTGAATTGGTTGAGTTGAAAGAGTTTGTGTCTGCACAGTTTGTTTCTTTTGGTGCTCAGATGGCTTCAATGCAGACACAGTTTTCTACTGTTTTTGTCGATTCCTATGCCAAg GACAAAGGCAGTGACTCTACCAATGATGATGATGGAAGTGGTGATGAAACAGATTTTGATTTAAATGAATCTGAAGAAACTGATGAAAATGAAGAAGAGAATGTAATGGGTGATGAAGAAGGGGAGGGTAGTGAAGGTGAAGAGAAGGATGGTCAAGCTGATGAAGATTCtgactcaaaagaaaaaaaatga
- the LOC133036633 gene encoding uncharacterized protein LOC133036633, whose product MFQFFFLNVRHDKEKVYLKGKDKIVPPFRFGVEDVATKMWFHKLAYPDQCLTNSHLDIIFYYLRKKGKYAKEPKVKFTTTDCLFFKTIHALYEKFIAQKKNLSLITAQHAIADYIRGRKMLCGSPWHLCDHVLFIIHMETESHWILARLNIEERRMYMYNSLSTAMKDSAAIKVCQPFAVLLPHFFALFDEFKKENKPVCLDPFEVVKVDGLPQQTSNDCGCFVASFAEYFIDMKPIPPIFDVEKHRDRLAVLFYKYARMKELDFIDSEDEAPPKGPKKNLS is encoded by the exons atgtttcaatttttttttttaaatgttaggCATGACAAGGAGAAGGTTTACTTGAAGGGTAAGGATAAGATTGTTCCCCCTTTTCGTTTTGGCGTGGAAGATGTTGCAACCAAGATGTGGTTCCACAAGCTTGCATATCCTGACCAATGTTTAACTAATTCt caTCTGGACATCATTTTTTACTATCTACGTAAAAAAGGAAAGTATGCAAAGGAGCCAAAGGTTAAGTTCACAACCACCGATTGCTTATTCTTCAAAACTATTCatgctttgtatgaaaaatttattgcacagaaaaaaaatctttctttgataacTGCCCAGCATGCCATTGCTGATTATATCAGAGGTAGAAAAATGTTATGTGGTTCCCCTTGGCATTTGTGCGATCATGTTTTGTTTATCATCCATATGGAGACTGAATCACATTGGATTCTTGCTCGATTGAATATTGAGGAAAGGCGTATGTACATGTACAACTCCTTGTCGACTGCTATGAAAGATAGTGCTGCTATCAAAGTTTGTCAGCCATTTGCGGTGTTGTTGCCCCACTTTTTTGCTTTGTTTGATGAGttcaaaaaggaaaacaaaCCGGTTTGTTTAGACCCTTTCGAAGTTGTTAAGGTTGATGGTTTGCCTCAACAAACCTCGAA TGACTGTGGTTGTTTCGTTGCATCGTTTGCCGAATACTTCATTGATATGAAACCGATTCCTCCCATATTTGATGTTGAGAAACACCGTGATAGGCTTGCTGTGTTGTTCTATAAGTATGCTCGCATGAAAGAATTGGATTTTATTGATAGTGAAGATGAGGCTCCTCCAAAGGGTCCAAAGAAGAATTTGTCTTAG
- the LOC133036635 gene encoding uncharacterized protein LOC133036635: MFSKTCFGHFLNLPDFKVQPQVFHGLLLREVQQPNDAELWVMIRGVRLRFSIEEFALITGLDCEGDCSVLDFKQEVNSLCEKYWPTSSSITKESVRECFTTKRWGDSDEDAVKLAVLYFVEWFLLSGTKHKNVPKSILDVVDSGRYNEFAWGRSSFELTISSLKGKLDSWVEGVRKARSSGKRPSVFYTLIGCPHVLQVWFYECCKYMKGKYCQKENSRIPRITQWTCNSQPTFKVLKTTIFDVSKDKVYLFVVIWFFSSCFYVVFHY; this comes from the coding sequence ATGTTTTCCAAAACCTGTTTTGGTCATTTCCTTAACCTTCCTGATTTTAAAGTTCAACCCCAAGTGTTTCATGGGTTGTTGCTCCGGGAGGTTCAGCAACCTAATGATGCTGAGTTGTGGGTAATGATACGCGGTGTTAGGCTTAGGTTTAGCATTGAGGAGTTTGCATTGATTACTGGGTTAGACTGCGAAGGTGACTGTAGTGTTTTAGATTTTAagcaagaggttaatagtctttGTGAAAAATATTGGCCAACTTCGTCCTCTATCACTAAGGAATCTGTTAGGGAatgttttaccaccaagaggtggGGTGATTCTGATGAGGATGCTGTGAAGTTGGCAGTGTTGTATTTTGTGGAGTGGTTCTTGCTTAGTGGCACTAAGCATAAAAATGTACCCAAGTCTATTTTAGATGTTGTAGATAGTGGGAGGTACAATGAATTTGCTTGGGGCCGGAGTTCTTTTGAATTGACTATTTCCTCATTGAAGGGTAAGCTTGATAGTTGGGTTGAGGGTGTTAGGAAGGCAAGGAGTTCGGGAAAGAGGCCGAGTGTTTTTTACACTTTGATTGGTTGTCCTCATGTTCTTCAAGTTTGGTTTTACGAGTGTTGTAAGTACATGAAAGGTAAGTACTGCCAAAAGGAGAACTCTCGTATTCCAAGGATCACTCAGTGGACATGCAATAGTCAGCCTACTTTCAAAGTTTTGAAGACTACTATTTTTGATGTTTCCAAAGATAAGGTATATCTGTTTGTTGTAATTTGGTTTTTCagtagttgtttttatgttgtttttcattattaa